The following coding sequences lie in one Candidatus Nitrospira allomarina genomic window:
- a CDS encoding VOC family protein, protein MKIVEFAFIVYPATDLARSRAFYEGVLGLTSATSMDLADGFWVEYEIGPHTLAIGKEPFLKPSGDGPQLVLEVDDFDKTIEHLRHYDVHFALEPFDLPHCRAAIILDPDGNKLGIHKRKA, encoded by the coding sequence ATGAAGATTGTTGAATTTGCTTTTATTGTATATCCGGCCACGGATCTGGCGCGGTCCCGTGCCTTTTATGAGGGCGTTCTCGGGCTCACTAGCGCGACTTCCATGGATCTGGCAGACGGATTCTGGGTCGAATATGAGATCGGTCCTCACACGCTGGCCATCGGCAAAGAACCATTCCTGAAGCCATCGGGCGACGGTCCTCAGCTTGTGCTGGAAGTGGACGATTTCGACAAGACGATAGAACACCTCAGGCATTATGACGTGCACTTCGCCCTTGAGCCTTTTGACCTCCCTCACTGCCGGGCAGCGATTATCCTGGACCCCGACGGGAACAAGCTTGGCATACATAAACGAAAGGCCTAA
- a CDS encoding SDR family oxidoreductase — protein sequence MKTRLLVTGGAGFLGNHLLRRANQFVAAGTLHVTPSTSLPGVTFHVCDLQSPEEVRVLMDRVQPDVMIHTACSEQGKGIDAILPAAGLLAMQSVERNIRFIHLSTDQVFDGTSAPYTEESPTNPINPYGKAKAQAEELIRSLNPKATIVRTSLLYDLRTPDRQTTRLIESTKAGEQYRLFIDERRCPIWVENLAEVLLEVATKDVPGIVHLGGPESLNRWDLGMGLLQHFGIAETSNIQMGTIEESGLIRPMDLTMDSSRAKQALETPLLSLQKARRMAATSKI from the coding sequence ATGAAAACACGTCTCCTCGTCACCGGCGGAGCGGGCTTTTTAGGAAATCACCTCCTACGTCGGGCCAATCAATTTGTCGCAGCCGGAACGCTGCACGTTACGCCCTCCACATCCCTTCCCGGCGTAACCTTTCATGTGTGTGATCTCCAAAGCCCTGAGGAAGTTCGAGTCCTCATGGATCGGGTGCAACCAGACGTCATGATTCACACCGCCTGCTCGGAGCAGGGAAAAGGAATTGATGCGATCCTCCCTGCAGCAGGACTCCTCGCCATGCAATCAGTAGAGCGAAACATTCGCTTCATTCACCTCTCGACCGATCAAGTCTTTGATGGGACTTCGGCGCCCTATACCGAAGAGAGCCCCACGAACCCCATCAACCCCTACGGTAAGGCCAAAGCCCAGGCGGAAGAACTCATCCGCTCCCTGAATCCGAAGGCCACCATCGTCCGCACCTCATTGCTCTATGATCTGCGCACGCCGGACCGCCAGACGACACGCTTAATCGAGTCCACAAAAGCCGGCGAACAGTACCGCTTGTTCATAGATGAACGTCGTTGCCCTATCTGGGTGGAAAATCTTGCCGAAGTATTACTGGAAGTCGCCACCAAAGATGTGCCAGGAATCGTACATCTCGGGGGCCCTGAAAGCCTGAACCGGTGGGACTTGGGTATGGGATTGCTCCAGCACTTTGGGATCGCGGAGACATCGAATATTCAAATGGGAACCATCGAGGAATCAGGACTGATCCGCCCCATGGATCTCACCATGGACTCCTCTCGAGCCAAACAGGCTCTCGAAACGCCTTTGCTCTCGCTCCAAAAAGCCCGCAGGATGGCAGCCACATCCAAAATTTGA
- the ltaE gene encoding low-specificity L-threonine aldolase, translating to MQKIDLRSDTVTKPTPAMREAMAQAEVGDDVYGEDPTVNRLEALAAEMLGKEAAVFVPSGVMGNQLALRLHTRPGDEVIVDSTSHLIRYEGGSASSLSGVQLVCVPGHRGRLSPESVEAAIRPKGLHNPPTTLVCLEQTHNVGGGSIYSLEVIHQIAEVARTHGLALHLDGARLFNAVVSTGVAAADYARPFDTVSFCLSKGLGAPVGSMVVSDAARVQTLRRLRKVFGGGMRQVGILAAAGVYALEHHIVRLAEDHVNAHYLATLLEDIPGVVVDVKAVETNMVMFQVPHSSKTTDKLLADCREAGVLLNAMGDRAFRVVTHLDVNHEDMVAAGRVFRQVFSAAG from the coding sequence ATGCAGAAGATTGATTTGCGCAGTGATACCGTGACGAAACCGACACCCGCTATGCGGGAGGCGATGGCTCAGGCCGAGGTGGGCGATGATGTGTATGGAGAAGATCCGACCGTGAATCGATTGGAGGCCCTGGCCGCTGAAATGTTAGGCAAGGAGGCCGCGGTCTTTGTGCCATCCGGGGTGATGGGCAATCAATTGGCTCTCCGATTGCACACGCGGCCCGGTGATGAAGTGATCGTGGATAGTACATCCCATCTCATTCGCTATGAAGGAGGATCGGCGTCTTCGCTCTCCGGGGTCCAATTGGTTTGCGTGCCGGGTCATCGCGGTCGCCTTTCGCCGGAGTCGGTCGAAGCGGCCATCCGGCCGAAGGGACTTCATAACCCTCCAACCACGTTGGTGTGTCTGGAGCAGACCCATAATGTGGGTGGAGGATCAATTTATTCCTTGGAGGTCATTCATCAAATTGCAGAGGTGGCCCGCACCCATGGGCTGGCCCTGCATTTGGATGGTGCTCGGTTGTTCAATGCCGTGGTCTCAACCGGTGTGGCGGCTGCTGACTATGCTCGTCCATTTGATACGGTGTCCTTTTGTTTGTCGAAAGGTTTGGGGGCTCCCGTCGGGTCGATGGTGGTGTCCGATGCGGCACGTGTTCAAACATTGCGCCGTCTTCGCAAAGTGTTTGGCGGGGGGATGAGGCAGGTGGGCATTCTGGCCGCTGCGGGTGTGTATGCACTTGAGCATCATATTGTCCGATTGGCTGAGGATCATGTGAATGCACATTATCTGGCGACACTCTTAGAGGACATCCCGGGTGTGGTCGTTGATGTCAAGGCAGTGGAGACCAATATGGTGATGTTTCAGGTCCCCCATTCTTCTAAAACGACCGACAAGCTTTTAGCGGACTGCCGGGAGGCCGGAGTCCTGTTGAATGCCATGGGGGATCGGGCGTTTCGGGTGGTGACGCATTTGGATGTCAATCATGAAGATATGGTTGCGGCCGGGCGGGTCTTCAGGCAGGTCTTTTCAGCCGCGGGGTGA